ATTGATGTATTTTGCGGGACTTGATCCTGAACCTTTTGCTCCTCTGCCCTGGGAAGAATGGCGAATTGATTGCGCTGATGTAGATGGAAATGACGCAGTTGAAGCTTTCGATGCTTCTCTGGTATTAAGATATTATATGGGGATCATTGATGAATTCCCAATTGAGTAAACAGAGATAATGATTGACTTGCTGTACCAAAAACACAAACTTACTAAATGAAGAATAAAATCTGTGTTTGGGTGGTCTTGCTGTTTGTTTCAGCAAATCTCTGGGCAACACTTTCTGATTCTGACTCTGTAAGGGAAATCAGAAAAATGTATCAGAGTTTGGAGCAAAGCAGGACTGATCAAGTGAAATTGACAGAATTCAAGACAGAGATTGATAATTTGATCAGGGAAGCAGAAATTACTGATGATAATTACCTTGCAGGAATAGCCTACAGATATTATGCTCTATATAATCTGCTGGTTAACAATTCTGATGAATTCTTACCAAATATCAGGAAATCTACTGAACTCTTTGAGAAAGTGTCTGCAAATGAAGAAATCATTAAGAACAAATTAAACCGTGGTAATTTCTATATTCAGAACCGGGAATATGACAAGCTTGGGAACAACAGTTTTTCCACCCTCTATGAAGCTTTAGAGCTCAGCTATGATATCAAAGATTATGCACTTACTGTAAGTTCCTATTTTTATTTAGGTTATATATATCAAAACAGGTTTATCGAATACGATGAAGCAGTGAAATGCTATGAAAAGGCAATTGAGTTATTGTTGAAATATAAAGTGGAATTTCCACTATGGAAATTGTACAATAATATTTGTAACTGTTATATATATACAGAAGAGTATGATAAAGCCCGGGAATTCTTAGATGATTTACAACAGATTTTGTTGGTTAGTGAAGTTACTGAATCTGATTGGAGGCAGTATTATCTCAATTATGGGATTTTGGAAAACCGACTGCATAATTATAAACTGGCAGAGCAATATACCCAGAAAGCTCTAAAGACAGCAATCCAGCATTCAGATATCAAGATTATTGAATTATGTTATCAAAATTTAATAGAATTGGGCAAACACACTCAGAAACCAGAATTAGAGAAAAAGTACCTTTCACTTGCTTACAACTATTTTCAGGAGCACAATTTCCTAAATCAACAGTTGTTGTACGGTGCTTTGTTAGGACGATTTTATCTGGAACAAGGGCAGCTTGATCAGAGTCGGGTGCAACTCACAGAGATAGAACCGCTTCCCTCAAAAGCTCATAATTACCCTATTCTCAGGGAATATTATCGAACTATGGCAGACTTTCATGAATCAGCAGGGAATTATCAGTTAAGTCTGGAATTTGAACGGAAATTTGGAGTTTGTCAGGATAGTGTATTGGATGCTGAGCACAAGCTTGATGTGGTGCGAACTGTGAGTAGACAAAGTTTGGCAGAGAAGAAACTTGAGATCAGGAAACTCCATGAAATCATTAGTGTTCGCCGGCAGCGAGAGCACGATATAATCTATTTCTCAATAGCTTTTGCGATATTATTATCAAGCATAATTTTTCTATATATCAGATTGAATATTAAGAAGAAAAAACTAATTGAAGAGCAGCAGAAACATATAAGCAGTATCACCAAAATGTTGAATATCAGAAATGAATTAATAAATTTTGATGAATCAGAAACTGAGAGTATCGAAGGACTTGTGAATTGGGTTATTGATCTTTTAAGACTGGTATTTGAAGAAACTAAAAATATCGAGATAACGGTTAAGATTGGTGATTATGAAAAGACTGATAATCAGTTATCAGGTGATGCCCAGGTAATTCAGAATGTTCCCATTAACAATGATTATCTACAAGGTTTTATCAGGATCAGAGGTAAGCATAATATCGGAAAAAACATTCCGCAGCTTATTCCTGGTATCCAGCAGTTTGGCACGCAGATAATCAAAAATCTTCGTTTTATTGAACTCAAGAAACAGCTTCAGGATAATGAAGTTAGATTTAGGAGCATATTCAGTCAAATCCGGGAAGGGTTGGTTATAGTTGATACTAATTACAAGATCAGCGATTGGAACGCAGAAGCAGAACATATATCACTACTTGCTAGTGAGGATGTGATTGGAAATGATATCCGGCAAGTTATTGAACGGATAGTATCCGGTGATGGTACTCTTATCTGGCAGAAGCTTACAGAGGACTTTGGTAATGAAATCCAATTTGAAGCTACTATCCAGAAAATAATGAAATTCAAAGTCTTCCCAATTATAATCGACAAAGTAAATTATTTTTGTCTCTCAATTATGGATATCACGTATCAGGAAGAATTGAAAAGTCAATTGATCTTAAACGAGAAAATGGCAAGTTTGGGAATAATGACAGCTGGAATAGCCCATGAGATAAATCAGCCATTAACTACTATCACCTTTACGATGGAAAACCTGATTCGTAATCTGCAAGAAAATAAACTTGATCAAAATACATTATTGATAAAAGTTAATCATTTGCAGGAAAGCATGGACCGATTAACAGATTTTATCCAGAAAATTTTATCTTATACCTCTCAAAGTACATCGTTCAGCGAACTCTTTGAATTGAATAATAGAATTGATGAAGCACTGAAGTGGAATTTGACTCAGATTCACAATAATAATATAAATATTATAAAAAAATATTCAGAGAATAAAATTTACCTGAAAGGCAGCCGGATAAGATTTGATGAAATAATTATTAACCTGATCAGTAATGCTATAACCTCTCTCAAAGAAATACGATCTCAAAGAGAAGTGCTGATAACTACATATTTTGATACTCAATATGTCATTATTAAAGTCAAAGATAATGGAATAGGAATTGAATCCGAAAATCTAAATAAAATATTTCTGCCGTTCTATAGTAATCGTACTCAGGAAGATAGCACTGGACTGGGGCTTTCAATAATTTATAATGTTGTCAAAGAAATGAAGGGAGATATTCAGGTATTCAGTGAGAAAGGAAAATGGTGTGAATTTGTGATAAAATTACCATATATATCCGTAAATGGAGAGATAGATGAATCGTGAAAAAATATTGATAGTGGATGATAACCGTGGTATCCTGATGGAAATTGCCAGATTCTTGAAATTAGAAGAATATTCTGTATATACTCTGGAGAGAGCTGACAATATAGATGAATTTATAGTTGAAAAATCAATAGATATTTTAATTCTTGATATCAGGCTGCCTGGCAAAGACGGTATGAGTTTATTGCAGGAGCTTGAAGGCAAGTTTCCAGAATTATCTGTAATCATGATTTCTGGGCATGGTGACATGAATACTGTTATTCAGGCGATGCGTTACGGAGCATTTGATTATCTAATTAAACCATTTAAACCCAAGGATTTACTTATTGCAGTGGAAAGAACTAAAAGATATCACATTGTTAGACAGCAGCTCAATCAGGTGAGTAGGCAGACCAGTACAATTAACGATCTTGAATATCACAAAATACAGCAGAATTTTATTGGTGTAAGCAATCATATCAGAGATATTAAAAAGGATATTTGCCTGATTGCTCCATATATAGAAACCAATGTAATGATAACAGGTGAAAGTGGTACGGGAAAGGAGATCGTAGCAAAACTTATCCATTATGGTAGTCCACTTCATAAAAAGCCAATTATCGCAGTTAATTGCAGTGCCATTCCTGAGAATTTACTGGAAAGCGAGTTTTTCGGACATGTGAAGGGGGCGTTCACTGGAGCTACGGAAAACAAACAGGGTTATTTTGAACTTGCTAATGGTTCTACCCTGTTCTTGGATGAAATCGCTGATATGCCGTTGAATATGCAGGTAAAGCTCCTGCGTGTGATTGAAGAAGGTGAGATTATGCCAGTGGGTTCTTCCAAAAAGAAAAAGGTGAAAGTTCGGATTTTATCTGCAACTAACCAGTCTATTCAGGAAATGATCTCGGGACATAGTATTCGTAATGATCTTTTGCATAGACTGAATACATTTACCATGCAATTGCAGCCTTTAAGGGAGAGAAAGGAAGATATTGATCTTCTCTTTTCACATTACTTGAAATTCTATGCCAGGAAGTTTAAAAAGAAACTTCCCAGAATTGATAAAAGTGTAATTTCTCAACTTCGCCTTTACTCCTTTCCCGGAAATGTGAGGGAAATGAAGAATATGATAGAAAGAGCTATGATAATCATCAGGGATGATAATGTCTTGATGATGGTAGACTTATATTTTTTACCTTCGGAATCTGGGGATGATATTGATTCTGATAATCTAAATTTAGACTATCATGAAAGGAAATTGATCGAAAAAGCCTTGAAGCAGTCAAACGGTCACAGAATAAATGCAGCAAAATTATTAGGTATTTCCCGAGATGCACTTAAACGACGAATAAAAAAGTATGATTTCGAGCATGATGAATAGCGTTTTCGCCCATTATTACACGTTTTCGCCTGAAAAACAGCTGAAGAATTATATCAAATTGATCATTTTCAGGATGAAGACAGCGTAAATTATATAAAAATAATGAAATATGAATTGTGTGATGTATTCCTCACGGTTTGGAATAAGACTTGCATTAATATTTTATGGATTATATAAAAATACTTTGGAGAGGTGAAATATGAAAAAAGTAATTTTACTTATTACACTGTTTGCTTTTTTAGCTCTGGGAGCTGAAATTATTACTGTTACAGGTGATGAAACTATTCAGGATGCCATTGATCGCGCTGCTGATGGCGATACAGTCATAGTTCCAGAAGGAACTTATGCTGGAACTATTCTGATCGAAAAGAATTTAGTATTGCAGGGAGAGGGAAATGCAATACTTACTCCACCTACAGATTTTGGTTCTGCCAATAGTCTTTTGATTGTTCGCGGTGATAATGCGAATGATGCTATTGTAGTAACAATTCAAAACTTGAATATTCAGAACAGCGTAGATAACCCAATCAAATATGG
This genomic window from Candidatus Stygibacter australis contains:
- a CDS encoding ATP-binding protein; protein product: MKNKICVWVVLLFVSANLWATLSDSDSVREIRKMYQSLEQSRTDQVKLTEFKTEIDNLIREAEITDDNYLAGIAYRYYALYNLLVNNSDEFLPNIRKSTELFEKVSANEEIIKNKLNRGNFYIQNREYDKLGNNSFSTLYEALELSYDIKDYALTVSSYFYLGYIYQNRFIEYDEAVKCYEKAIELLLKYKVEFPLWKLYNNICNCYIYTEEYDKAREFLDDLQQILLVSEVTESDWRQYYLNYGILENRLHNYKLAEQYTQKALKTAIQHSDIKIIELCYQNLIELGKHTQKPELEKKYLSLAYNYFQEHNFLNQQLLYGALLGRFYLEQGQLDQSRVQLTEIEPLPSKAHNYPILREYYRTMADFHESAGNYQLSLEFERKFGVCQDSVLDAEHKLDVVRTVSRQSLAEKKLEIRKLHEIISVRRQREHDIIYFSIAFAILLSSIIFLYIRLNIKKKKLIEEQQKHISSITKMLNIRNELINFDESETESIEGLVNWVIDLLRLVFEETKNIEITVKIGDYEKTDNQLSGDAQVIQNVPINNDYLQGFIRIRGKHNIGKNIPQLIPGIQQFGTQIIKNLRFIELKKQLQDNEVRFRSIFSQIREGLVIVDTNYKISDWNAEAEHISLLASEDVIGNDIRQVIERIVSGDGTLIWQKLTEDFGNEIQFEATIQKIMKFKVFPIIIDKVNYFCLSIMDITYQEELKSQLILNEKMASLGIMTAGIAHEINQPLTTITFTMENLIRNLQENKLDQNTLLIKVNHLQESMDRLTDFIQKILSYTSQSTSFSELFELNNRIDEALKWNLTQIHNNNINIIKKYSENKIYLKGSRIRFDEIIINLISNAITSLKEIRSQREVLITTYFDTQYVIIKVKDNGIGIESENLNKIFLPFYSNRTQEDSTGLGLSIIYNVVKEMKGDIQVFSEKGKWCEFVIKLPYISVNGEIDES
- a CDS encoding sigma-54 dependent transcriptional regulator — encoded protein: MNREKILIVDDNRGILMEIARFLKLEEYSVYTLERADNIDEFIVEKSIDILILDIRLPGKDGMSLLQELEGKFPELSVIMISGHGDMNTVIQAMRYGAFDYLIKPFKPKDLLIAVERTKRYHIVRQQLNQVSRQTSTINDLEYHKIQQNFIGVSNHIRDIKKDICLIAPYIETNVMITGESGTGKEIVAKLIHYGSPLHKKPIIAVNCSAIPENLLESEFFGHVKGAFTGATENKQGYFELANGSTLFLDEIADMPLNMQVKLLRVIEEGEIMPVGSSKKKKVKVRILSATNQSIQEMISGHSIRNDLLHRLNTFTMQLQPLRERKEDIDLLFSHYLKFYARKFKKKLPRIDKSVISQLRLYSFPGNVREMKNMIERAMIIIRDDNVLMMVDLYFLPSESGDDIDSDNLNLDYHERKLIEKALKQSNGHRINAAKLLGISRDALKRRIKKYDFEHDE